GCCGCGTCCAGTGAGCGCTTCGAACGCGCCGACCGTCAGACTGGTCACGCCGTCGGCCTTCGCCGCCGCCGCGAGCGCCATCGATACAGGATGATCGGAGCGTCCCGCAAGGCTCGCCGCAAGCGTGCGGCAACGGGCGGCGTCGACCTCGGCGAGTATCTCGAACTCGGTTTGCACGGGCTTGCCGTGGGTAATCGTGCCGGTTTTGTCGAGCGCGAGCCGGGTCAGCTTGCGGCCCCGTTCGAGATAGGCGCCGCCCTTGATCAGAATGCCTTTGCGGGCGGCTGCGGCGAGACCGCTGACGATGGTCACCGGCGTCGAGATCACGAGCGCGCAGGGGCACGCGATCACCAGCATCACCAGCGCCTTGTAGATCCACGTTTGCCACGGCCCGCCGAACAGGAGCGGCGGCACGACGGCCACGGCGAGCGCGACGGCGAACACGATCGGCGTATACACGCGAGCGAACTGATCGACGAAGCGCTGCGTCGGCGCCTTGGTGGCCTGGGCCTCCTCGACTGCATGGATGATGCGGGCCAGGGTCGTATTGCTGGCGGCGGCGCTGACGCGATAGTCGAACGAGCCGGTCTGGTTGATCGTGCCGGCGAACACCGCGTCGCCTACCGCTTTATCGACCGGCAGGCTTTCGCCGGTGATCGGCGCCTGATCCACGGTCGAGCGGCCCGCTACGATCTCACCGTCGAGTGCGATCCGCTCGCCCGGTTTCACGCGCACCACCGCGCCAAGCGCAATCGCCTTGAGCGCCGTTGACCGCCAACTGCCATCGGGCTGTTGCACGCTGGCCTGTTCGGGCGTGAGTTGCATGAGGCCCTGGATCGCATTGCGGGCGCGGTCGAGCGACTTCGCCTCGATCAGTTCGGCAATGGTGAAGAGCACCATCACCATTGCGGCTTCCGGCCATTGCCGCAGGATTAGCGCGCCGGTCACCGCGATGCTCATCAGCGCGTTGATGTTCAGGTTGCCGTTGCGGATCGCGAGCCAGCCCTTGCGGTACGTCGTGAGGCCGCAGGAGAGGATGGCAAGGATCGCCAGAGCCGCCGGCAGCCAGGCCGGCGCGCCGAGCCAGCCGGCGGCTTCTGAACCCGCCGCGGCCACACCGGCGAGCGCCAGCGGCCACCACGGTTTGGGCGGCGCGTGCGGAGCAGTTGTGGGCGTGGAGTCCTGAGCGGCGTTCGCCAGTTCCGGCGTGAAATCGAGCGAGCGAAGCGCGGCGAGGATCGAATCGAGCGCTTCAGGCGCATGGACGACTGTCAGGATCCGCTGCATCAGGTTAAATTCCATGCTGCGCACGTCCGCCATGCGGCTGAATTTCTTGCGGATCAGCGCTTCTTCGGTCGGGCAATCCATCTGCATGATGCGGATGGCGGTGCGCATGTCACTGCCGACGGCTTCTGATTGCGGCAACCGGCTCGGTGCGGGCGCGGCTGCTGCGGGCGTGCAGCAAGCCGCGTCGACTGCTGGAGGAGCGCAGCAGGCCGCGCCGCTTGGCGCGGGAACGCAGCAAGCCGCGTCCACGTGACTGTGAGCGGGCGCGCAGCAATGATCGCTCTGGTCGTGGTCTTGCGCGGGGTGGCCCTCGCCGCAGTTCGCCCCGTGCTCATGGGGCTGTTCATGCACGTGGGCATGGCCGTCGTGCCCGTCGGTACGGGCTTCCGGCCGTTCGAGACGGTCGGCTTCGGCGTGGTTGGCTTGACGCATGGTGGCTTCCTGGTTCGATTTGTGGTCTAGTAAACACCTTGAAGCCACTACAAGGTCAAGGCCATCATCCGGAGGGTCCATGAAAATCGGCGAATTGGCGAAAATCGCCCATTGCACGACCGAAACCATCCGTTTCTACGAAAAAGAGAGCCTGTTGCCGGAAGCGGAGCGCACCGGGGCCAATTACCGCAGTTACACGGCAAAGCACGTCGAACGGCTGCGTTTTATCCGTAATTGCCGCGCGCTCGACATGACGCACGACGAAATTCGTGGGTTGCTGCGTCTGACCGACGCACCGGCCACCGGCTGCGGCGGCATCAATGCCCTGATTGACGAGCACATCGCGCACGTCGACACCCGCATCGAAGAACTGAAGCAGCTGAAAGTGCAATTGACCACGCTGCGCGAGCAATGCCACGGCGAACAGGCCGTGGAAGACTGCGGCATCGTGCAGGGTCTCACCGAAATGGATGTGAGCGCACCGCGTGCGCGGCATACGCATCTGGGTTGATGTGCTTCAGCCGCCGTCACCTCGACCGCGGCGACCCACCCACGGCCGGGCCGTTCGTGCGGCGCGCCGTATCAACAATCGAATCCAGTTGGAGAAGCAACGTGTTTACCTGTAGAAACCAGTCCTGCGACGCGCAGTGGGAGCAATCGGACGTCGTCATCAAGAATGAAGGGCAGGGCCTCCTGTTCCGTTGCCCGATGTGCGGCGCGCGCAATTACGTCGAGCGTTTCGAGGCGGACGACGGCTCGGTGCTGTACGAGCAGATCGAAGGCCGTCCCGCCACTGGCCCCATGGCCGAATAGTTTTTTGCTTCCAGCCGATTGCGAGCCATCACACCTATGAACAGTCCCACTACGGCGGGCGCGCCGTTTAGCCAGCTATCGCTGCCGCCCGCGACGCTCGCTAACCTGACGCAGCTCGGTTACGTCGAGATGACGCCGATTCAGGCCGCGAGCCTGCCCATCGCGCTTGCCGGCCATGATCTGATTGCCCAGGCGAAAACCGGCAGCGGCAAGACCGCGGCGTTTTCGCTGGCGCTGCTGGCGCGCCTCGACGTGCGCAACTTCGCCGTGCAGGCAATGGTGCTGTGCCCGACGCGCGAACTCGCCGACCAGGTCACGCAGGAAATCCGGCGCCTCGCGCGCGCCGAAGAAAACATCAAGGTGCTGACGTTGTGCGGCGGCACGCCGATGCGTCCGCAAACGGCGAGTCTCGAACACGGTGCGCACATCGTGGTCGGCACGCCGGGCCGCATCATGGATCACCTTGAGCGCGGCAGCCTGCCGCTGCAGTCGCTCAATACGCTGGTGCTCGACGAAGCGGACCGCATGCTCGACATGGGTTTCTTCGACGACATCGCCACCGTCGTGAAGCAATGCCCGAAAGAACGGCAAACGCTGCTGTTCTCGGCGACGTATCCCGAAGGCATCGTCAAACTCAGCCAGCAATTCCTGCGCAATCCGAAGGAAGTCAAACTCGCGGAACGGCACGACAACACCAAGATCCGCCAGCGCTTCTATGAAGTGACCGAAGACGAGCGTCTGCACGCGGTCGGTCTGCTGTTGAACCACTATCGTCCGGTCAGCACGCTGGCGTTCTGCAATACCAAGCAGCAATGCCGCGATCTGCTCGACGTGCTGCGCGCGCAGGGTTTTCATGCGCTCGCGCTGCATGGCGAGCTCGACCAGCGTGAACGCGATCAGGTGCTGATCCAGTTCGCCAACCGCAGCTGCTCGGTGCTGGTGGCCACCGACGTCGCCGCGCGCGGTCTCGACATCGCGCAGCTCGAAGCCGTGATCAACGTCGACGTAACGCCGGATCCGGAAGTGCATGTGCATCGTATCGGCCGCACGGGCCGCGCCGATCAGGAAGGCTGGGCGCTGAGTCTCGCGAGCATGAGCGAGATGGGCCGTGTCGGCAGTCTCGAACAGGCGCAAAAACGCGACGTCGAATGGCACAAGTTGTCCGAACTTACGGCAACGAGCAACGAGCGACTGTTGCCGCCCATGGAAACGTTGCAGATTCTCGGCGGCCGCAAGGAAAAGATCCGTCCCGGCGACGTGCTCGGCGCGCTGACCGGCGAGGCGGGTTTCGCCGGCTCGCAGATCGGCAAGATCAACGTGACGGAAATGTCCACTTACGTGGCGGTGGAGCGTAGCGTCGCGCGCGATGCCGTGCGCAAGCTCAGCGCCGGCAAGGTGAAGGGCAAGAAGGTCAAAGTCCGCCTGATGGACGACGCCTGATGGTCGAGGCCTGAGGCGAAGCCGGTCGCGAGCGCTCCGCTCGCGACCGTGAGCATCACATTACGTCATACCTCTGCAGTTTTCCGCGTTCTTCACGCGGCCTCGTTTCTTCCCCGAAAGCACCGATCTGACTGGCTTCGCCCGTGGCGGCGCGGCTTCGCGTCAGCCATGACTTAAACGCATGCGGCGCATGACAAAGTTTCGATTGTGACGGTTCTTTGGCTGATGCCTAATCACCAAACCAGAAGGGACCGCCGCGCAGCAGGCCGTCCGTGATTCGCTGCCGGATGGAGAAAGGGAGAAAGCCTTATGCAGAGCGCCATGCAAGCCCGCTCGAAGTTGCCTGATGTGGGCACGACGATTTTTACCGTGATCGGTCAACTGGCCGCGCAATACGATGCGCTGAACCTGTCGCAAGGCGCGCCGAATTTCGCGCCGGACGCCAGCCTGATCGACGGCGTCGCTCAGGCCATGCGCGCCGGTCATAACCAGTACGCGCCGATGGCCGGCATCGCCGCTTTGCGCGAAGCGCTCGCCGACAAGGTCGCCACGCTGTACGGCGTGCGCTACGACCCGGCCAGCGAAGTGACCGTGATCGCCAGCGCGAGCGAAGGGCTGTATTCGACGATCAGCGCATTGGTGCATCCGGGCGACGAGGTGATCTACTTCGAGCCTTCGTTCGACAGCTATGGCCCGATTGTCCGCCTGCAAGGCGCCACGCCCGTGGCGATCAAACTGTCGTTGAATGATTTCCGGGTCGACTGGGACGAGGTTGCCGCCGCGATCACGCCAAAGACCCGCATGATCATCATCAACACGCCGCACAATCCGACCGCGACCGTGTTCAGCGAAGCCGACGTCGCGCGCCTGAAGGCCATTACGCGCAATACCGATATCGTGATTCTCGCCGACGAGGTCTACGAACACGTGGTGTTCGACGGCGCAAAACATCAAAGCATGGCTTGCCATGCCGAACTCGCGGAGCGCAGCGTAATCGTTTCGTCGTTCGGCAAGTCGTATCACGTGACCGGATGGCGCGTCGGCTACTGCCTCGCACCCGCTGCATTGATGGACGAGATTCGCAAAGTCCATCAGTTCATGGTGTTTTCTGCCGATACACCGATGCAGTACGCGTTTGTCGACGCATTGGCCAGGCGCGAAAGCTATCTCGGCTTGTCCGCGTTCTATCAGAAGAAGCGCGATCTGCTCATGGACGCACTGCGCGATTCGCGCTTCGAACTGCTGCCGAGTGAGGGCAGCTTCTTCATGCTCGCGCGTTTTCGCGGCTTCTCAGAGGAAAGCGATAACGATTTCGTGCTGCGCCTGATTCGCGATGCGCGCGTCGCGACGATTCCTCTTTCAGCGTTTTATACCGACGGCACGGATTCCGGCTTGATCCGCCTGAGCTTCTCCAAGGACGATGCGACTTTGATCGAAGGCGCGCGCCGCCTGTGCGAAATCTGATCGGGGCAGTGACGGCCCTGCGCGATGGCCGTATTTTTGATCGCAGTATGATCGTCGCGCCATCACGTATCCGCGCGCCGCAGCACGGCGTGACAATAAATCGAAGGGAAAGGGATCTGCTATGAAATTGCTCAAGCCTCTATTGGCACTGGCCTGCGCATTTGCGTCGCTGGCGGCTGCATCTGCCGTGAGCGCTGCCGACACCTCGACGCTGCGTTTCGGCCTCGAAGCGCAATACCCGCCGTTCGAATCGAAGGGGCCGAATGGTGAGTTGCAGGGGCTGGATATTGACGTCGGCAATGCGGTCTGCACCGCTGCGCATATGACCTGCAAATGGGTCGAGACTTCGTTCGACGGGCTGATTCCCGCGCTGCAGGGCCGCAAGTTCGACGCGATCAATTCGGCGATGAACGCGACCGAACAACGCCGGCAGGCGATTGATTTCACCACCGTCGTGTACCGCGTGCCGACGCAGCTGATCGCGAAGCGCGACAGCGGTCTGCTGCCGACAACTGCCTCGCTGAAGGGCAAACGCGTGGGCGTGTTGCAGTCGTCGATTCAGGAAACTTTCGCCAAGGCGCATTGGGAATCGGCGGGTGTGACTGTCGTGCCGTATCAGGACCAGAACCAGGTTTATACGGATCTCGTGGCAGGCCGTCTCGACGCGACACTCGTGCTGGCGCCGGCCGGACAGACAGGTTTTCTGTCGAAGCCGAACGGCGCCGGTTACGCCTTTGTCGGCGAGCCGGTGCGCGACGACAAGATTCTCGGCAGCGGCATTGCATACGGGATTCGCAAGGGCGATACGGCGTTGCGTGATCGCCTGAATGCGGCGATTGCAAAGGTGCAGGCCG
This genomic stretch from Paraburkholderia dioscoreae harbors:
- the cadR gene encoding Cd(II)/Pb(II)-responsive transcriptional regulator; translated protein: MKIGELAKIAHCTTETIRFYEKESLLPEAERTGANYRSYTAKHVERLRFIRNCRALDMTHDEIRGLLRLTDAPATGCGGINALIDEHIAHVDTRIEELKQLKVQLTTLREQCHGEQAVEDCGIVQGLTEMDVSAPRARHTHLG
- a CDS encoding ABC transporter substrate-binding protein, encoding MKLLKPLLALACAFASLAAASAVSAADTSTLRFGLEAQYPPFESKGPNGELQGLDIDVGNAVCTAAHMTCKWVETSFDGLIPALQGRKFDAINSAMNATEQRRQAIDFTTVVYRVPTQLIAKRDSGLLPTTASLKGKRVGVLQSSIQETFAKAHWESAGVTVVPYQDQNQVYTDLVAGRLDATLVLAPAGQTGFLSKPNGAGYAFVGEPVRDDKILGSGIAYGIRKGDTALRDRLNAAIAKVQADGTVKTLATKYLGNIDVTAK
- a CDS encoding heavy metal translocating P-type ATPase, encoding MRTAIRIMQMDCPTEEALIRKKFSRMADVRSMEFNLMQRILTVVHAPEALDSILAALRSLDFTPELANAAQDSTPTTAPHAPPKPWWPLALAGVAAAGSEAAGWLGAPAWLPAALAILAILSCGLTTYRKGWLAIRNGNLNINALMSIAVTGALILRQWPEAAMVMVLFTIAELIEAKSLDRARNAIQGLMQLTPEQASVQQPDGSWRSTALKAIALGAVVRVKPGERIALDGEIVAGRSTVDQAPITGESLPVDKAVGDAVFAGTINQTGSFDYRVSAAASNTTLARIIHAVEEAQATKAPTQRFVDQFARVYTPIVFAVALAVAVVPPLLFGGPWQTWIYKALVMLVIACPCALVISTPVTIVSGLAAAARKGILIKGGAYLERGRKLTRLALDKTGTITHGKPVQTEFEILAEVDAARCRTLAASLAGRSDHPVSMALAAAAKADGVTSLTVGAFEALTGRGVRGEIDGLSYWLGNHRLVEELGRCSASLEARLDALERQGRTVVMLVDAERVLALFAVADTVKESSRAAIAELQRLGVKTAMLTGDNPHTAAAIAQQVGVDEARGNQLPEDKLNAIAQWSKDHATVGMVGDGINDAPALARADIGFAMGAMGTDTAIETADVALMDDDLRKIPSFIRLSKATHAVLVQNITLALGIKSLFLVLTVIGLGTMWMAVFADVGASLLVVANGLRLLRK
- the dbpA gene encoding ATP-dependent RNA helicase DbpA — its product is MNSPTTAGAPFSQLSLPPATLANLTQLGYVEMTPIQAASLPIALAGHDLIAQAKTGSGKTAAFSLALLARLDVRNFAVQAMVLCPTRELADQVTQEIRRLARAEENIKVLTLCGGTPMRPQTASLEHGAHIVVGTPGRIMDHLERGSLPLQSLNTLVLDEADRMLDMGFFDDIATVVKQCPKERQTLLFSATYPEGIVKLSQQFLRNPKEVKLAERHDNTKIRQRFYEVTEDERLHAVGLLLNHYRPVSTLAFCNTKQQCRDLLDVLRAQGFHALALHGELDQRERDQVLIQFANRSCSVLVATDVAARGLDIAQLEAVINVDVTPDPEVHVHRIGRTGRADQEGWALSLASMSEMGRVGSLEQAQKRDVEWHKLSELTATSNERLLPPMETLQILGGRKEKIRPGDVLGALTGEAGFAGSQIGKINVTEMSTYVAVERSVARDAVRKLSAGKVKGKKVKVRLMDDA
- a CDS encoding pyridoxal phosphate-dependent aminotransferase, producing the protein MQSAMQARSKLPDVGTTIFTVIGQLAAQYDALNLSQGAPNFAPDASLIDGVAQAMRAGHNQYAPMAGIAALREALADKVATLYGVRYDPASEVTVIASASEGLYSTISALVHPGDEVIYFEPSFDSYGPIVRLQGATPVAIKLSLNDFRVDWDEVAAAITPKTRMIIINTPHNPTATVFSEADVARLKAITRNTDIVILADEVYEHVVFDGAKHQSMACHAELAERSVIVSSFGKSYHVTGWRVGYCLAPAALMDEIRKVHQFMVFSADTPMQYAFVDALARRESYLGLSAFYQKKRDLLMDALRDSRFELLPSEGSFFMLARFRGFSEESDNDFVLRLIRDARVATIPLSAFYTDGTDSGLIRLSFSKDDATLIEGARRLCEI